A DNA window from Nerophis lumbriciformis linkage group LG03, RoL_Nlum_v2.1, whole genome shotgun sequence contains the following coding sequences:
- the miip gene encoding migration and invasion-inhibitory protein isoform X2, whose translation MCERQMDTLGSNASPSSVISCGRVGAEHASTSETSSDLDGMKSCLASNTQQSSEQKKVQNRVTFQTEDACAEESSHKCPVRPLLGYDWIAGVLDVQNTLAEYSDDFYNELQAFRTSNKSECIHQPQSDLEFCMDKHSILPMLADTARPEADTQVHECTFSYKLNDRLFPVSLLSPECCPVCKREKSSHPHTVGDPALVRVTIPRFSVLPPYKYKIHRRCSFEPSDSLALPSGSRLLAPAKQPGPAQSPR comes from the exons ATGTGTGAGAGACAAATGGACACTCTGGGTTCCAACGCTTCGCCATCTTCGGTCATCAGCTGTGGAAGAGTCGGAGCTGAACACGCCTCAACTTCAGAAACGTCATCAGATTTGGATGGCATGAAGTCTTGTCTGGCATCAAACACACAACAGAGCAGTGAACAG AAGAAGGTGCAGAATCGAGTGACGTTTCAGACGGAGGATGCGTGTGCAGAAGAATCTTCCCACAAGTGTCCTGTGCGTCCGTTACTTGGATATGACTGGATCGCGG GAGTCTTGGATGTGCAAAACACTTTAGCAGAATACTCTGATGACTTCTACAATGAACTGCAAGCGTTTCGAACAAGCAATAAAAGCGAGTGCATCCACCAGCCACAATCAGA CCTTGAATTTTGCATGGATAAACACTCAATCCTGCCGATGCTTGCAGACACTGCCAGGCCAGAAGCTGACACGCAAGTTCATGAGT GTACATTCTCTTACAAACTCAACGACAGATTGTTCCCCGTCTCGCTTCTCTCTCCGGAGTGTTGTCCTGTGTGCAAAAGAGAAAaatcctcacatccgcacaccgTGGGTGATCCAGCACTCGTCAG GGTCACCATCCCTCGCTTTTCCGTCCTGCCTCCTTACAAGTACAAAATACATCGCCGCTGCAGCTTCGAGCCATCTGACAGTTTGGCCTTACCATCA GGTTCAAGGCTTCTTGCTCCCGCCAAGCAACCTGGACCTGCGCAGTCACCTCGTTAA